A genomic window from Gossypium hirsutum isolate 1008001.06 chromosome D10, Gossypium_hirsutum_v2.1, whole genome shotgun sequence includes:
- the LOC121222624 gene encoding aspartic proteinase PCS1 translates to MSFLHFLLHFTIFLLLFREIFSFPSNQTLFLPLRKTHGGHRPLSTYAVSAATNRLAFHHNVTLTVSLTVGSPPQDVTMVLDTGSELSWLHCKKTPNLNSVFTPQVSKSYKPVPCGSPVCKTRTRDLPVPASCDPNNKLCHVAVSYADASSIEGNLAHENFVIGSSTQPGFLFGCMDSGYSSNSEEDSKTTGLMGMNRGSLSFVSQMGFPKFSYCISGFDSSGVLLLGDARFSWLGELNYTPLIQISDPLPYYDRVAYTVQLEGIKVGNKILDLPRSAFVPDHTGAGQTMVDSGTQFTFLMGPVYTALRNEFLQQTRRVLQVYNDPNFVFQGAMDLCYRVMGLSRPSFSNLPRVSLMFQGAEMSVSGERLLYRVPDMNKGSDSVYCFTFGNSDLLGIEAFVIGHHHQQNVWMEFDLVKSRVGFAEIRCDLAGQKLGIGPLGPHKKRM, encoded by the coding sequence CACTCAGAAAAACCCACGGCGGTCACCGTCCACTATCCACTTACGCCGTCAGTGCTGCCACCAACAGGCTTGCTTTCCACCATAACGTTACTCTAACGGTTTCACTAACCGTCGGGTCGCCGCCGCAGGATGTTACGATGGTACTGGATACAGGGAGTGAACTTTCGTGGCTTCACTGTAAGAAAACGCCGAATTTGAATTCCGTTTTCACCCCTCAAGTTTCCAAGTCTTACAAACCCGTCCCTTGTGGTTCCCCGGTTTGCAAAACCCGTACACGTGACTTACCCGTTCCCGCTTCATGCGACCCGAATAATAAACTATGTCACGTGGCCGTCTCTTATGCCGACGCTTCATCAATAGAAGGAAATCTCGCGCACGAGAATTTCGTAATCGGATCTTCGACCCAACCCGGGTTTTTATTCGGGTGTATGGATTCGGGTTACAGCTCAAATTCGGAGGAAGATTCCAAAACAACCGGGTTAATGGGCATGAACCGCGGGTCGTTATCTTTCGTTAGTCAAATGGGATTCCCCAAATTCTCGTATTGCATATCGGGTTTCGACTCCTCCGGGGTTTTACTCCTCGGTGACGCGAGATTTTCGTGGCTTGGGGAGTTGAATTATACTCCTTTAATTCAAATATCCGACCCGTTACCATACTACGACCGAGTTGCATATACGGTTCAATTAGAAGGTATTAAAGTTGGGAATAAAATATTAGACCTACCAAGATCCGCTTTTGTACCCGATCATACCGGTGCGGGCCAAACAATGGTCGACTCGGGTACCCAATTTACTTTCTTAATGGGTCCGGTTTACACCGCTTTACGAAACGAGTTTTTACAACAAACGAGAAGGGTTTTACAAGTTTACAACGATCCGAACTTCGTATTCCAAGGGGCGATGGATTTATGTTATCGGGTCATGGGTTTGTCTCGGCCAAGTTTCTCGAATTTACCGCGAGTTAGTCTAATGTTTCAAGGAGCTGAGATGAGTGTATCGGGCGAGAGGCTATTATACCGGGTACCCGATATGAACAAAGGGAGTGATTCAGTGTATTGCTTCACATTTGGCAACTCTGATCTCCTAGGAATCGAAGCGTTCGTGATTGGCCATCATCATCAACAAAACGTGTGGATGGAATTCGATTTGGTGAAATCAAGGGTTGGATTTGCTGAGATCAGATGTGATCTTGCAGGTCAAAAGCTTGGTATTGGACCCTTAGGGCCCCACAAAAAAAGAATGTAA
- the LOC121222625 gene encoding E3 ubiquitin-protein ligase SDIR1 isoform X2 has translation MSFFFRGSRSDLESGFPVLIPERRTVRVHAGRPVNSNSFVFLVTVLLLFMILNSQQLSPNFLLWLVLGVFFMATTLRMYATCQQLQAQAQAHAAAASALLGHTELRLHMPPSIAFATRGRLQGLRLQLALLDQEFDDLDYETLRALDSGNGPSSSSMSDEEINALPVHKYKVSAPQSNDPSMQQASSSNSPQRQDSTNLVSIKKGSDDELTCSVCLEQVNAGDLIRSLPCLHQFHANCIDPWLRQQGTCPVCKFRAGSVWQEPGGIDASYMV, from the exons ATGAGTTTCTTTTTCCGAGGGTCACGATCGGATTTAGAGAGTGGATTTCCTGTGCTTATTCCGGAGAGGCGTACCGTG CGTGTCCATGCAGGACGTCCTGTTAATTCCAACTCTTTTGTGTTTCTCGTTACAG TACTTTTGCTATTCATGATATTGAATTCGCAGCAGTTGTCACCTAATTTTCTG CTTTGGTTGGTGCTTGGGGTGTTTTTTATGGCAACAACGTTAAGAATGTATGCGACCTGTCAACAACTTCAAGCTCAAGCACAAGCCCATGCCGCAGCAGCAAGTGCACTTTTGGGTCATACTGAACTACGGTTACATATGCCACCATCAATTGCATTTGCAACCAGAGGGCGTCTACAAGGCCTAAGATTGCAACTTGCTCTTCTTGACCAAGAATTCGACGATCTTG ATTATGAAACTTTGAGAGCACTTGATTCCGGCAATGGCCCCAGCTCCTCTTCAATGAGCGATGAAGAGATAAATGCCCTTCCAGTTCACAAGTATAAGGTCTCTGCTCCTCAAAG CAATGACCCTTCAATGCAACAAGCGTCATCTTCTAACTCACCTCAG AGGCAGGATTCTACCAATCTAGTCAGCATCAAGAAGGGCTCCGATGATGAATTGACCTGCAGTGTTTGCTTGGAGCAAGTTAATGCCGGCGATCTTATCCGCAGTTTACCCTGTTTGCATCAG TTCCATGCTAATTGCATCGACCCGTGGCTACGACAACAAGGTACGTGCCCTGTTTGTAAATTCCGAGCAGGATCTGTATGGCAGGAACCCGGTGGAATAGACGCTTCTTACATGGTTTAA
- the LOC121222625 gene encoding E3 ubiquitin-protein ligase SDIR1 isoform X1, whose translation MSFFFRGSRSDLESGFPVLIPERRTVRVHAGRPVNSNSFVFLVTVLLLFMILNSQQLSPNFLLWLVLGVFFMATTLRMYATCQQLQAQAQAHAAAASALLGHTELRLHMPPSIAFATRGRLQGLRLQLALLDQEFDDLDYETLRALDSGNGPSSSSMSDEEINALPVHKYKVSAPQSNDPSMQQASSSNSPQKRQDSTNLVSIKKGSDDELTCSVCLEQVNAGDLIRSLPCLHQFHANCIDPWLRQQGTCPVCKFRAGSVWQEPGGIDASYMV comes from the exons ATGAGTTTCTTTTTCCGAGGGTCACGATCGGATTTAGAGAGTGGATTTCCTGTGCTTATTCCGGAGAGGCGTACCGTG CGTGTCCATGCAGGACGTCCTGTTAATTCCAACTCTTTTGTGTTTCTCGTTACAG TACTTTTGCTATTCATGATATTGAATTCGCAGCAGTTGTCACCTAATTTTCTG CTTTGGTTGGTGCTTGGGGTGTTTTTTATGGCAACAACGTTAAGAATGTATGCGACCTGTCAACAACTTCAAGCTCAAGCACAAGCCCATGCCGCAGCAGCAAGTGCACTTTTGGGTCATACTGAACTACGGTTACATATGCCACCATCAATTGCATTTGCAACCAGAGGGCGTCTACAAGGCCTAAGATTGCAACTTGCTCTTCTTGACCAAGAATTCGACGATCTTG ATTATGAAACTTTGAGAGCACTTGATTCCGGCAATGGCCCCAGCTCCTCTTCAATGAGCGATGAAGAGATAAATGCCCTTCCAGTTCACAAGTATAAGGTCTCTGCTCCTCAAAG CAATGACCCTTCAATGCAACAAGCGTCATCTTCTAACTCACCTCAG AAGAGGCAGGATTCTACCAATCTAGTCAGCATCAAGAAGGGCTCCGATGATGAATTGACCTGCAGTGTTTGCTTGGAGCAAGTTAATGCCGGCGATCTTATCCGCAGTTTACCCTGTTTGCATCAG TTCCATGCTAATTGCATCGACCCGTGGCTACGACAACAAGGTACGTGCCCTGTTTGTAAATTCCGAGCAGGATCTGTATGGCAGGAACCCGGTGGAATAGACGCTTCTTACATGGTTTAA
- the LOC121222626 gene encoding coiled-coil domain-containing protein 86-like, which translates to MRPRHSPGSSSAAMQSPSPTREPTQSPDAAIQQMIPTQSPFPMMPGMFPSPYIYSNPYMYPFPNHMTGWSQMPGSAPFPVILSGPPITRPSAQEGSQGGPSGSSPFYQSPATHGFQTPSPFMMQTPPHTLFFEGGSSSQVRQADAESEEQQSPPEEEQPPSEARGRRNPARNRRRPPCGTESPGHRHLLPC; encoded by the coding sequence AtgaggcccagacattcacccggctcatcatcagcggccatgcaatcaccGTCCCCAACGAGAGAACCGACGCAGTCACCTGACGCAgcaattcaacagatgatacccaCACAATCGCCTTTCCCTATGATGCCAGGtatgtttcctagcccttatatatACTCTAACCcgtacatgtatccttttccgaatcATATGacaggttggagccaaatgcccggatcagctccatttcctgtaaTACTGAGCGGACCACCGATAACTAGGCCATCCGCGCAGGAAGGGTCGCAAggggggccgtcggggagctctcctttCTACCAATCTCCAGCAACGCATGGCTTTCAAACTCCGTCgccgttcatgatgcaaacacctccacatacactattctttgaaggtggatcatcgtcccaagttcGACAAGCAGATGCCGAATCGGAAGAACAACAATCACCACCCGAAGAAGAACAACCGCCGTCGGAAGCTAGaggaaggaggaatccagcgcgtaaccgtcgacggccgccatgtggaacCGAATCCCCCGGTCATAGACATTTATTACCgtgttaa
- the LOC107930017 gene encoding putative protein TPRXL, with translation MDSTSSAAAPTPPPPPPSFYFDDKWKLSKKETSSSSSSSKGRSLSSSSTSNSSSFMIKTTPSSSSTSPPSSSKTKRCAFTRKCARLFKEQRARFYIMRRCVIMLICWREYTDS, from the coding sequence ATGGATTCAACTTCAAGTGCAGCAGCACCAACGCCACCACCACCGCCGCCGAGCTTTTACTTCGACGACAAATGGAAGCTATCAAAGAAAgaaacttcttcatcatcatcatcatcaaaggGTCGTTCTTTATCATCATCTTCAACTTCAAATTCGTCATCATTCATGATCAAAACCaccccatcatcatcatcaacatcaCCACCATCATCATCAAAAACAAAAAGATGTGCTTTCACtaggaaatgtgctaggctattCAAAGAACAAAGGGCTCGGTTTTACATCATGAGGCGTTGTGTTATCATGCTTATTTGCTGGCGTGAATACACTGATTCTTAA